One window of Caldisericum exile AZM16c01 genomic DNA carries:
- a CDS encoding ABC transporter ATP-binding protein — translation MEKVLTVLNLLKIYPNGKNANNGINIDVNRGEIVGLIGPNGAGKTTLVRQILGLLKPTGGTISILGEDISLQPSIIKREVGYAPQYPLYFPSLTVEETIGFALRLKGFKGEQLTNKLNEIIDFLNLGQVRKYYGYQLSPGLIKLMLIGVAFAQARSLLILDEPTSMVDIVSKSRLWDRLSQFKNNKAILIASHDMNEIKKLADRVYVILDGKIIAEGSPREISLLLELPCNVIFSSLDALRVKSFLEDNHIVYSLGGSVFTVSVGNLNSAIDIIKQINDITPINYIQFEAPSFETAIRKILEEKNGQN, via the coding sequence ATGGAAAAAGTCCTAACTGTTTTAAACCTATTAAAAATTTACCCTAACGGTAAAAACGCAAATAATGGCATAAACATCGACGTAAATAGGGGGGAAATTGTTGGACTAATAGGTCCAAACGGTGCAGGGAAAACAACACTTGTAAGACAAATTCTGGGACTGTTAAAACCAACAGGAGGCACAATATCAATTTTAGGAGAAGATATATCTTTGCAACCTTCAATAATTAAACGAGAAGTAGGATATGCCCCTCAATACCCTCTTTATTTTCCTTCTTTAACTGTTGAAGAAACCATCGGTTTTGCCCTGCGATTGAAAGGGTTTAAAGGTGAACAGTTAACAAATAAGCTAAACGAAATTATTGATTTTCTTAATTTAGGACAGGTTAGAAAGTATTATGGATACCAGCTTTCGCCGGGACTTATAAAACTGATGCTTATTGGCGTTGCTTTTGCTCAAGCAAGAAGTCTTCTCATTCTTGATGAACCTACTTCTATGGTTGACATTGTGAGCAAAAGTCGCTTATGGGATAGACTTTCGCAGTTTAAGAACAATAAGGCAATTTTAATTGCAAGCCATGATATGAACGAAATAAAGAAATTAGCTGATAGGGTGTATGTAATTTTAGACGGGAAAATTATTGCAGAGGGAAGTCCAAGAGAGATTTCTTTGTTGCTCGAATTGCCTTGCAATGTAATATTTTCTTCTCTTGACGCGTTACGTGTAAAGAGCTTTTTAGAGGATAACCATATTGTATATTCATTAGGGGGATCGGTCTTTACTGTATCAGTAGGAAATCTTAATTCTGCAATTGATATCATTAAGCAAATAAACGACATTACCCCCATCAATTATATACAATTTGAAGCACCTTCTTTTGAGACTGCAATAAGAAAAATTCTGGAGGAAAAAAATGGACAAAATTAA
- a CDS encoding ABC transporter permease, translated as MAGIVIAILVLLLFSTFLGLIMSNLFLANGLFQILFMIFIIFSPSYFSMQSLSKFFQICLLFNPVTHILNILRSPLMIPSGFNIKWSYLYLIVMSILLFLYIAKRVKKTYVLEKIF; from the coding sequence ATTGCCGGTATAGTTATAGCTATTCTAGTTTTATTACTGTTTTCTACCTTTCTTGGTTTGATTATGAGTAACCTCTTTTTGGCAAACGGGCTGTTTCAAATTCTATTTATGATTTTCATTATTTTTTCTCCATCATACTTTAGTATGCAATCCCTGAGCAAATTTTTCCAAATTTGCCTGCTTTTTAATCCCGTAACTCATATTTTGAATATTTTAAGGAGTCCTTTGATGATACCATCTGGCTTTAATATCAAATGGTCTTATTTATACCTTATTGTAATGTCCATATTACTTTTCCTATATATTGCAAAAAGAGTGAAGAAAACCTATGTTTTAGAAAAAATCTTTTGA
- a CDS encoding radical SAM protein has protein sequence MKTLMIREARWDITSQCNLKCKHCYASLLKGPDLSFDKVRAIIDKLLLFGLNWITFTGGEPTLRGDLPSIVQYCKKNNIGVDLLTNGTVLESQKFVELLDAGIDQVHFSLDGISSVTHDKIRGIKGSFNRTLKNINFCVWYRNENKLSAKIGVDFTLQGENKKDVPFLLDFFDSLGIDVLIVNNVWLVGRAIDNKNEVEITNKEVMESFELISQNYSMKKRNFELYLSAFPNESKFLNLKYSVRLPTFQGACPAGSTIYIDPQGKALPCYSLVFFKETNPEVGEYLRYWDVLSEPIEKAIEYFKPFLDFAHDPSPKNPYCKSCSNSSYCRICPLIQAFEAQSINERCLPYLPKIDSLEIPIEKESIPSFYDDVEWKLVDNNLSVTIKRKNFFQKKTFTLDAMAKDVINWIDGKVQIKDICVRLKDRYNIKIEDSLNFVKEVIEYFYKEEILKI, from the coding sequence ATGAAAACATTAATGATTAGAGAAGCGAGATGGGATATAACAAGTCAATGCAATCTGAAATGCAAACACTGCTATGCCTCACTTTTAAAAGGTCCTGATCTTTCCTTCGATAAAGTAAGAGCAATCATAGACAAACTTTTGTTATTTGGATTAAACTGGATAACATTTACTGGTGGTGAACCAACTCTGAGAGGAGATTTGCCGTCTATAGTTCAATACTGCAAGAAAAACAACATAGGCGTTGATTTGCTAACTAATGGAACAGTGTTAGAATCCCAGAAATTTGTAGAATTATTGGATGCAGGAATTGATCAAGTTCATTTTAGTTTGGACGGTATATCGAGCGTAACGCATGATAAGATACGAGGAATAAAAGGATCTTTTAATAGAACGCTTAAGAATATCAATTTTTGTGTGTGGTATAGGAATGAAAACAAGCTAAGTGCAAAAATTGGGGTAGACTTTACTTTACAAGGAGAAAACAAAAAGGACGTACCTTTTTTGTTGGATTTTTTTGATAGTTTAGGAATTGATGTATTGATTGTAAATAATGTTTGGTTGGTTGGAAGAGCAATTGACAACAAAAATGAAGTTGAGATTACCAATAAAGAAGTTATGGAAAGTTTCGAATTAATTTCTCAAAATTATTCAATGAAGAAGAGAAACTTTGAGTTGTATCTTTCTGCATTTCCAAATGAGTCAAAATTTTTGAACCTCAAATATTCCGTACGGTTGCCTACATTCCAAGGTGCCTGTCCCGCAGGTTCAACGATTTATATTGATCCTCAAGGTAAAGCACTACCATGTTATTCGCTTGTATTCTTTAAAGAAACCAACCCGGAAGTAGGTGAATATTTGAGGTATTGGGATGTGCTCTCAGAACCTATAGAAAAGGCAATAGAATACTTCAAGCCTTTTTTAGACTTTGCTCATGATCCGAGCCCTAAAAATCCTTACTGTAAAAGCTGTTCAAATTCGAGTTACTGCAGAATTTGTCCATTAATTCAAGCGTTTGAGGCGCAATCAATTAATGAGAGATGTCTTCCTTATCTTCCCAAGATAGATTCTTTAGAGATACCAATTGAAAAAGAAAGTATTCCTTCCTTCTATGATGATGTTGAGTGGAAATTAGTAGACAATAATTTGTCTGTGACGATTAAAAGAAAGAACTTTTTTCAAAAAAAGACCTTCACGTTAGATGCGATGGCAAAGGATGTAATAAATTGGATAGATGGTAAGGTACAAATTAAGGATATTTGTGTTCGCCTTAAAGACAGATATAATATAAAAATTGAGGATTCTTTAAATTTTGTAAAGGAAGTAATTGAATACTTTTATAAGGAGGAGATACTAAAGATATGA
- a CDS encoding MFS transporter, whose product MKYRLLKERSFFLYVFGQTVSVLGDGLYLIAIMWLILKITNNKGLAVGGAFSVFSIGELISGFIAGPIADNFNKKKILIFTDFLRAIIVFLLYFLDTLNLINMFEIVLILFILSLLSPIFSTTQFTLIPLLVEKDELLEANGILTGFTRISQILAPSLGGILVALLGYSTCFLIDAISFLVSITTIIFIRLKTSQVKEKATNTVFSLLESFKEGYKFLLSSKFLMVLSSYALIVNLLGGALQPLIPIFSEKYNFGSQGYGYMMSAFSLGFLVLSLSTEFLPKKVSETHLMLYGLTLTSISLVLCGVFKELIPILILFFIIGLGNGLTNLPISALFQQTVKIELLGVVTSFVFTIAQALQPVSMVVSGYLTEKLSVSSLFIFIGLFALLTSLAGFAIPAFKTSPNVTESKLIRSD is encoded by the coding sequence ATGAAATACAGATTGTTAAAAGAGAGAAGTTTTTTTCTTTACGTATTTGGGCAAACTGTTTCTGTGTTAGGCGACGGCTTGTATCTAATTGCAATTATGTGGCTCATCTTAAAGATAACAAACAATAAAGGATTGGCAGTCGGCGGAGCATTTTCAGTCTTCTCAATTGGTGAACTCATTTCGGGCTTTATTGCAGGTCCGATTGCTGACAATTTTAATAAAAAGAAAATACTCATATTTACAGATTTCTTGAGAGCTATAATCGTATTTTTACTTTACTTTTTAGACACTCTGAATTTAATAAATATGTTTGAAATTGTTTTAATTCTTTTTATTCTTTCATTACTTTCGCCCATCTTTAGCACAACGCAATTTACTCTAATTCCTCTGTTGGTAGAAAAAGACGAACTTCTCGAAGCGAACGGCATTCTCACTGGATTTACTAGAATTTCACAAATTTTAGCCCCTTCTTTAGGCGGTATTCTTGTAGCACTTTTAGGTTATAGTACCTGTTTTCTTATCGATGCAATTTCTTTTTTAGTTTCGATTACTACGATTATTTTTATAAGGCTTAAAACTAGCCAAGTAAAGGAAAAGGCAACTAATACTGTTTTTTCGCTACTTGAAAGTTTTAAGGAGGGATATAAATTTTTACTATCTTCAAAATTCCTTATGGTGCTTTCTTCCTATGCACTTATCGTGAACTTGTTAGGTGGTGCACTTCAGCCACTTATTCCTATTTTTTCAGAAAAGTACAATTTTGGCTCACAGGGTTATGGTTATATGATGAGCGCTTTTTCTTTAGGGTTTTTGGTATTGAGTCTTTCAACAGAGTTTTTGCCAAAGAAAGTTTCCGAAACGCATCTTATGCTTTATGGGCTCACTTTAACAAGTATTTCTTTGGTTTTATGCGGGGTATTTAAAGAGCTTATTCCAATTTTAATTCTTTTCTTTATAATTGGACTTGGCAACGGGCTTACAAATTTGCCAATAAGTGCGCTTTTCCAGCAAACAGTAAAAATCGAATTACTTGGAGTTGTTACAAGTTTTGTATTTACAATTGCGCAAGCACTTCAGCCAGTTTCAATGGTAGTTAGCGGTTATCTTACGGAAAAGCTTTCAGTTTCATCACTCTTTATTTTCATAGGATTATTTGCTCTACTTACTTCTCTTGCTGGATTTGCTATTCCCGCTTTTAAAACGTCGCCAAACGTAACGGAAAGTAAACTTATAAGAAGTGATTAG
- a CDS encoding radical SAM protein, which yields MRIKKRELPNYVHLFQDGDNVIIFDLLRQGVFETNIRQVNNFGLLKKYGVIPDELNSYEDNFLKLWARSICYNTNIFSSYILLTYNCNMKCLYCYERNINVKRNDSDTKTVNKILKWIKNEVKFNNSSLIDIAFFGGEPLLRNDLLVYLASDLKLFSNLNNIKFNFTLITNGTLLSPIILLELIKAEVKTIQITLDGWKTMQDYLRPLKGGRNSYELILKNISENREIIKKNNMKIIINVNLNWLNSNVEIIAPLLDDLVKIDLGNNLILSFSEVFCPIGEPSKSVLYEHTMHC from the coding sequence ATGAGGATTAAAAAGCGAGAATTACCAAATTACGTCCATTTGTTTCAGGATGGTGATAATGTTATCATCTTCGATTTATTACGTCAGGGAGTATTCGAGACAAACATAAGACAAGTAAATAATTTTGGACTTCTAAAAAAATACGGTGTTATACCAGATGAATTAAATTCGTACGAAGATAACTTTCTTAAATTATGGGCTAGGAGCATTTGTTATAATACCAACATTTTTTCATCTTATATCTTACTAACTTATAATTGTAATATGAAATGCTTATATTGCTATGAGAGAAACATAAATGTAAAAAGGAATGATTCAGATACGAAAACCGTAAATAAGATTCTAAAATGGATTAAAAACGAAGTAAAATTTAATAACTCGTCTTTAATTGACATTGCCTTTTTTGGTGGAGAACCGTTACTCAGAAATGATTTACTGGTTTATTTGGCGAGTGATTTAAAACTTTTTAGTAATTTAAATAATATAAAATTCAATTTTACTCTTATAACAAATGGAACACTTCTTTCACCGATTATTTTACTAGAATTAATAAAAGCTGAAGTTAAAACAATTCAAATAACATTAGATGGTTGGAAAACAATGCAAGATTACTTGAGGCCGTTAAAAGGCGGAAGGAACTCTTACGAGCTAATTTTGAAAAATATTTCTGAGAACAGAGAAATAATTAAAAAGAATAACATGAAGATAATAATAAATGTAAATCTAAATTGGTTAAATTCTAACGTAGAAATAATAGCGCCTCTTTTAGATGATCTAGTAAAAATCGATTTAGGAAACAATTTAATATTATCGTTTTCAGAAGTATTTTGCCCTATTGGTGAACCGTCAAAGTCTGTACTTTATGAACATACGATGCACTGTTAA
- a CDS encoding IS3 family transposase yields the protein MIELVQRYSIKGLSVLKATKVLCFPRSTYYSNLKLDKGNQIETKVVKSKGRPRSRTTWRFIYSDNDASDNCVKKVSVDDKALEDEILNLFSNEFICYGYRKVTWFLRRNGYEINHKKVYRLMKEFHLLRPKLVKHRVNIRRVKEYKVEALRPDEVWEIDVKCMYIHGERRNAFLCSVIDCFTREDLAYHFGRHCLKEDVLRVLEEACKMRNISFSNVLLRVRSDNGSQFISRLVKSYLESIGIEQEHIDVATPEENGFIESFHSIIQSEFNERFEFDTFEECRQKLKEWVTFYNNKRIHSAIGYRTPKECYEEYMKNSLKLLTH from the coding sequence ATGATAGAGCTTGTTCAACGTTACAGTATTAAAGGTTTATCTGTTTTAAAAGCCACAAAGGTTCTTTGTTTTCCAAGGAGTACATACTACAGCAATTTAAAATTGGATAAAGGGAACCAAATAGAGACTAAAGTAGTGAAGTCTAAAGGAAGGCCGCGCAGCAGAACCACATGGAGATTTATCTATTCAGATAATGATGCTTCAGATAACTGTGTAAAGAAAGTAAGTGTTGATGATAAAGCTCTCGAAGATGAAATCTTGAATCTTTTCTCTAACGAATTTATTTGTTATGGATACCGTAAGGTAACATGGTTTTTAAGGAGGAATGGCTATGAGATCAACCATAAGAAGGTCTATAGGCTTATGAAGGAATTCCATCTATTGCGCCCGAAGCTTGTAAAACATAGAGTTAACATAAGAAGAGTCAAGGAGTATAAGGTTGAAGCGTTAAGGCCAGATGAAGTTTGGGAAATAGATGTTAAATGCATGTACATCCACGGTGAAAGAAGGAATGCTTTTTTATGCAGCGTAATTGACTGCTTTACAAGGGAAGACCTTGCATACCACTTTGGAAGGCATTGTCTAAAAGAAGATGTGTTAAGGGTTCTTGAAGAAGCCTGCAAAATGAGAAACATAAGTTTCTCAAATGTTTTGTTGAGGGTTCGTAGTGACAATGGCTCTCAATTCATTTCCCGTCTTGTTAAAAGTTATCTCGAATCCATCGGAATAGAGCAAGAGCACATTGATGTAGCAACCCCTGAAGAGAATGGTTTCATTGAATCCTTCCATTCAATAATCCAATCTGAATTCAACGAGAGGTTTGAATTTGATACCTTTGAAGAATGTAGACAGAAACTGAAGGAATGGGTAACATTTTATAATAACAAAAGGATCCATTCTGCCATAGGCTACAGGACACCTAAAGAATGCTATGAAGAATATATGAAGAATTCATTAAAGTTATTGACACATTAA